In the genome of Mercurialis annua linkage group LG8, ddMerAnnu1.2, whole genome shotgun sequence, the window AAAATTTATttcgaaataaaatttattttggaaataaattgaaatttaataagctaattataattgttaaattaattataattagttaattaaaaatttaaattatttataaatatatatgaatttataataattttattaaattaatttaaattttgtgttTTACTTTGATATGTGGATTAAGTACGAgagttttaattgattaaatacaagagttttaatgtatttttatggtattttaaagttaaaataccatATTTTTTGTTTCCACACTCTCAATAATGCAGAGTGTAGTACACTCTCCGAATTCCATCCATAAAAGGACATTTTCACACAGGAAAATGAAAATATAGGGACATTGCAcatagaaaaatgaaaatacaGGGACCAGATAAAGCGAACATGAATGTTAAGGACTGTCcgaaaaaatagtttaaagtacagggaccttaGTATGGGTTTGGTGTTTATTTTACAGGTTGAATTTGAAGGTTTTAGTGATGAAGGTGTCGATTATATTTCACAGTTTTAGGCCGAAACAGTGTTTGGAAGCGACGATAAAACAATTCAGTGGGCGAAACGAGTTTCCCTTCATATTGGGTTCGAGCTGGTCATTTATTCCCACAAAAATGGGGGGACATAAAAGCTTCTGAGATTTTACCTGGGAAAGCGGTATAGAGGATCGTTCACAGATTCAAATTCTTACGGACGGAAGAATACGAAGACGAAAGCGTGCAAATGCACTTTCGCGATTATGGTGCGGCTGTTTCTAGCCGCATGGATGGTTGTTGCAAAACCTGAGATTACGAGTATGCACAACCATGACTTAGTTGTGTATCCTGAGGGACATCGTCAGACGATTGGACTGAGCCTCACGTCCAAACAGATTGTGCGGGATATGAGTACGGCATAAGCTAAGCCGTGTGCTATTTGGGCGGCCCTGCAGGAGAAAAATCCATATGACTACCTTACCAGAAGACAGGTGTACAACTACAGAGATAACCTGAGGTGGTCTGGTTTTAAGGGTAGGGACGTGGTGGGCCAGTTTTATCATATGGCTTTGGAGGGCCATTATGTGCATTGGACGCTTGCCGATCCGGAAACCAGTGCGTTGACTCATATTTTCATGGCGCATCCATATTCTGTGAGGTTACTCCAAGACTACCGATGGGTCATTGGTATGGATTCCGCCTACAAGATCAACAAGTAGCAGATGCattactgtaataccccgtatgtcTGGCGTTGCCAAAGTGGGCAACgtatctaaaataaaataggtGAAGCGGAGGTAAGAAGGAATTatcgaaaaaattaaataaagaaggACGAGAATAGGCTGATATTGtaatttaaataagaaatttcAATACTTATAATGCCTAAAATAGTTAGACGGGACTAAAGAAAATCGTAAGCAAAGGtggaatttaaaataagttaaagtcccgagaaattggaaaataagctttaattcccggaaaatagaaattaaatagattattgacgggaattagtatttataaaaataatatcgataaattggttatcgataattattaaaataagattTGGACGAAAAAGTTGGAAATAGTgcattttagctcaaaatggaatttgagcgtttttagccgaaatttttaaaataaacaatcagCGATAGAATTATGAAATATTaaggtgatattatttatttggacataaataatacaaagtttGTTGAGTTGAAGCGATTTAACGATCGACGgattaaattggacgaaagaaaagttcgGAACCAAAGCGTGAGGAGGTGACATCTATATCAATTCAATTCAGCTAGCAAAAAAAAATCGCAACTCTCCTCTCTTGAAGATGAAACATGCACAAATCTTCAATCAAGCATAACTTTTTCGTTTTTGGTCCGATTGaggcgattcttgcggccatgGAACGAGGGGAACGAGCTCTACACATCTATCTCTATCAATTGAGACTTGACGAGGCGACTACCAGTGGAACTCGAAACTTACAGAACGCGACATCGCTAGCTATTATCGAAGATCatggatagcaagcggtgagtatattttactcactcgtattatcgtattaaaaactattttatatatactatatatattattattattaaaggcATCGCGtaaattatatagtttgattttattGAGTTGTTCTTATTGGATTGAATTacatttgaattgtttgttCATGGATTGAACCACATTGTATTGGattgacttgtttgatatatcAGTTGTATTAATTTGCTTATGACTTGTTGATTACTTGCCAATGTGAATTTGTATATGATCcaaagaaacgagctacctattgggcgtcaataggccgtgtgatcactagtgtttataagagtctagatattcgtacataGAAACAGTTGAtgtgagctcattaaatgttgatcatttttgtgattatgaaatggaagAAGGATTATGTTttgtagatacgaggtaactcggtggatTTGGGATCTCGGAACCTGTATccagtgagtaactcggttgaactatctcgagacTCACAaattgggattaagtagtggcatgagtaactcggttgaactatctcgggactatgccacgtggtagtggtaactcggtcaaactatctcgagaccgtaccacttggattaaaatgatttgatacaaTTACGATACAGATTAGGAAAGGACAgaagtttaagattaaggtttcgatcgaatcaaatacttgtcttaaatgaattgtttgcaattgttgttattgtatatattagaattgtttaaaaatgtgattgtataaatattttaaaaatgtttttaaaatgcgctgcttattttgataatatggtaagtaaagtataactcactcagcttaatagctgacccccccccccccaatagtgtgtttTCAGGTACCTTTGATTTTAGACTTGGCTAGACGTCCGTGTTTGATCGGAAGTCCCTTTGGCTATATACTGTCCCGGCTTCCGCaattgctgcagtagtataaTGTCTGACCAGTGTCATGGCCTaataaaacaacaaaatttTACATTGTTTATAGTTgctgtttgttgtgtatattttgGTTTGGCTACGATAGTTATGCTTTGTACCACGGAGGTAGATTCCCGTGATGTAACTTTGACACTAGTAGTTTATGCCGGGCTAGTACTTATATGATACGAAAACGATAAGCCCGAGCAAGTTGTAATGATTTACTAGTGTATATAAAGTACGTTTGTATAAATGCTTCCGTTTGTAAGGTCGTTATGTGATTAATGTTTGCAAAAAttttatagtgattttaggcttgctacgggtttcggagctaccactcccattccctagcgccggtcgcggtcCTCAATTTTGAGTTGTGACATTTACAGACTATGTGGGTTAGACAGACGCTATGCAGAGGGATTCAAGAACGGAAAGTGGAAGAACATTTTTCAAGCTACGACAAAGGAAGAGTATGAGGCAGTTGTGATTCTCATGATATATCAGACTAGGGTGTTCCAAGCTGTGGCAAAGTACATTGAGGGGATATGGTTGGTTCAAAAAGAGAAGTTCTGATGCGCTTGGACGAACAATGTGCTGCATTTTAGAAACACCACGACATGTTAAGTGGAGAGTGCACATGCTCAGCTGAAGCAATGGCTTAACTCAAGTACCGGTGCACTGGTTATAGTATGGACAAAGGTGGACATGGTTATACAGTCAACACTCACTGTTATTCAGTATGTTATTGATACccttaatattattaatagtgAGAATGAATACTTGTAGTATCATTAATATAAATGTTATGTATATTGGCAGGTTCACACTTGAGTAGTTAAGGCGGAATGTAGGTTCCCGGCGTCAGGGTTTCTCATTCAACTACCTGTCGTGCAAAGTCTCACATTACTGCATGGATTTAATCGATGAGGAACATAAGCGTATGAGAAATTTGAATACCGATGTTCATGATTGGTGTGGCTGTGTGCTGAGGTCGACACCATATGCATGTGAGCTGAGAGGAGTTATTGATTTAGGTACCATGCAACACTTTTTGTGCACTAATCATAAATATTAATGTcgttattaaaagttaaaatatttgcGATTTATTATTGTCAGGTATCCCGATCAGTCTGGAGAGTATCCACCTATTTTGGATAAAGCTTGTTATTAGTGATGGGGTGGACACATCCGAACAGGCCGATAGTGCTGTCGAGTCAGAGGATCACCAGTATTTTCAAGGAATCGTTGGGAAGGTGATGACTCAGGATTGCTCTGTGGTTCGCGATATATCCCTTATGATCCACGTCAACTCCATCCAAAGGAATCAAGTTACAGTGAGCCCGAGGTGAAAACCATAGTCAGAGTTAGACCGAAGGGGAGTTCATCCACCAAGCGGAACCCAAGTGCTTGGGAGTACAGCCAGAAGGGCCGTTGCCGTGGCTGTGCTAGATCATCTTGAGGTCGGGGTTACACGACTCCTGCATCAGGCAATTTTTTATAGACTAATATTATCAATATACTTACTTTTagcatatttatatatttatatttaataatattgttaATATACTTTCTTGTAGATTTTATCAGGAATGCGGACCTTATTTTGGAAATTGTTTTGCCGTTCATTACAACGTATTCTGATGTAATTGGGGACAACAACTATGGAAGATTACATATACGGTTACCAAGAACACTAGGATCTGGCAAGAGAGAACATTGCAAACAAATTAGCTGGCCACCATGACCGTTGCAACTACGCTGGTATTTGCAGCGATGAGATTGACCGGGCCATCAGACGTATAAAATGGGAAGAGGGTGAGTGTTCTGATGCACACTAGATGCAGGTAGCAGATGACTTATTCCTTATTGCCACCCTTGTCAATGCAgcagttatttttataaaaggggGAGACGCTCAAAGCCGCGTTGGGGTACTTGTACCGTTCTTCCTTTACATGCTTTTGAGCGCCGCACAAGGCCGTTGAGAGAGATAGTCATCCTACATTTAGGTAATTATGCTCATTTTGTTCGTTTAAATTTAGGTAGAAATTTTTGTGTCCCACCTATACACTCGATGTGGTATACATACCGTGATCACAGTGTTGCAACTTGGGATAGACTGTGAGAGAGTAGGAGATGACAATGGGATAGATTGTCAGGTGCGTCTAATTGATTGGATTCATACCTGTTTTGTATTCTGCGACTTAGTATTACGTGTGTTTAGAATTTTGTCATATATTTCAATACTTATTAGTATGTGTGTTGTTTGTACGTGTGTTATATTAAAATCTTGATTTTTTGATTCTCGCTAGAATTCTCCAATTCGACCTGGGATGGTTTCTATATGATCCTACatactaataaacatgattaggctatttaaattgattgtcaaactcaaattagggttcaaatgTCACTTGGTCCAACAAtgcataataaaaaaacaatacgTGGAAAATTACgtaaatataaagtaaaaaatacATAACATAGTGCAAAACGGAGTATAAAATACAATAATCTCAATCAGTTAGCTTAAACTCTGCCATAAATGGATCCAACTCAAAGGCATGCGCAGCTATGATCTGCTCCATCTCCGTAATACCATCTACAGTGCAATGCTGACTATGCTGCACATGAATAGTACCCATGGTGCCTAGGAAACTATGGCTCAGAGCAGTGGGACGAGTAAGCCACTACAAAACAAAGATACGCTAATTTGAGTTAGACAATTAAATATATCTATCAATTACTAAGTTAAAAAAGTTACATAGTCGGTTTTGGAGCAAGAAGGACGGGCTCGTGCAGGTAATGCATCAGTGTTGAGCAGCCGAGGGTGCGAATGTCATGTGTACCTCTCCATGTACTCTAGAGCACATGCGCTAGGAGAAGCAGCCACTAGATCTAGCTGCTGGAACATAAGCATGTAATCAAATGGAAACATACCCCATCTGTGAGTCGAAGCAACCCTGGAGGTCTGCATCAAGTACCGAAGCGATCTCCATGACCTCAAGGACTTCTCATGCCGAATAATAAGAGGCGGCATGATATGCACGTAAGCCAGCTGACACATAACCTCTGACAGGCATGTATGGCTCTGAGATGTCCCTGCAGTTTATCCAGCCCATGTACAAAGTCCTCCGAACGGTGACAGCAGGGTCGACACAAAAAGGCATCCGCATCACCTgctaaaaaaagaaacaagaaaTTAGTACAacaacaattaaataattagatattttttatttaaatttacataTCTCGTCCGCAGTAATATGGTCTAAACGGGTGCATAATGCTTCAAGCCGGCTATCTGCTCTCTCCGTAAATTATACGCTCCAAGTGAAAACTCGTGGAGAATGGGGATCGAGAACCAAATTGTTCTTGGTTGGGTCGAAAGCATGGAAAAGTACTCAAAAATCCATGCCTGAAGTAGTGTCAGGCATCCAGACAATCCCTGAGAATCGCCTCTGGAAGCCACTCCTAGCTGGCAGTACAGGTATGCCAGTGTAGTGAAGCTCCAAAACTGAGAAGGCGCGTCATCTAGCCCATCCCTCACCTCCCAAAGGCATGTTGGTCTGATCTTGTGGACACTCTTATCAACAAATAAGGTGCAACCTACAGTCAGCCAAATCCAAGATATAGCCTCAGGCTCAGCCGCACGACTTTGACTGCACATATCGATCACCGACTCGATTAAAACTCCTCCCTGAGCCAGATGCTCCGTATCAAAATCTAATAGCTTTCCTACGCTGATACCTAAAATCTATGCACAAGAACTCTGGAGATCCAGTCAACCGGGCTGAGCAGTAATCAAAGATCCCTTGACTAGAATGCGGAGAATATACCACACGTCATGTAGCGTAATAGTCATCTCCCTGTATGACATGTGAAAGGAGCTAGTATCAGGCTGTCAGCGCTCCACAAATGCAGTCCTACGTCCAGGTGAGGAAACATAGTATTTGGGAGATGCGCCAAACTAACATGGTCTATCAGACCACTACCTCATCTGAGGTATCCTTATACCACTGGCTG includes:
- the LOC126661848 gene encoding uncharacterized protein LOC126661848, with the translated sequence MDSKRYSYIETVDVSSLNVDHFCDYEMEEGLCFVDTRLNLKLLRFYLGKRYRGSFTDSNSYGRKNTKTKACKCTFAIMVRLFLAAWMVVAKPEITSMHNHDLVVYPEGHRQTIGLSLTSKQIEKNPYDYLTRRQVYNYRDNLRWSGFKGRDVVGQFYHMALEGHYVHWTLADPETSALTHIFMAHPYSVRLLQDYRWVIGMDSAYKINK